One part of the Bacteroidia bacterium genome encodes these proteins:
- a CDS encoding NFACT RNA binding domain-containing protein, whose protein sequence is MHFHHYTLLHLAKALQEKFLGEEIYSCLSQNKNELVIELESGYLRIGCHTPLTYLIPVDDYSRARKNVVNLFPEIIGAKIEGIEVVEYERVMILELDGKRRLILKMHGIGANVLLEQEGAITRLFNQQREEDWQYRPQAGAYHPEYIEENPEQDQASILKALRKISPIFDKEFAARTLFHMDSGNSFSEAYHIVQEEVKEAVYFVSKRKEKVKFLLFPEAEGLGIEKGIIIALQTFQKCYYQFQSYQRTYKSLSQRLQKPLKKFRKVYGSYEKNIYSLEHDRNPEELGHILMANLHAMEAGQKSVSLPDFYGEGEVKIKLDPKLNPQDNAQAYYRKHKQRKAKLVHLKAQMDEVGEKLLAAETDWEELQAFTHPDELRLEGNSFNTDELKRMRIFFKEQQKEESQKARNRYPYRTFQKEGYEIFVGKNARNNDELSFKFASKDDLWLHAKDVAGSHVVIRQRAGKALPGTVLEYAAQLAAFYSKRKNDSLVPVLYTPRKYIRKRKGDPPGKVAVDRESVIMVEPIRT, encoded by the coding sequence ATGCATTTTCATCACTATACCCTCCTTCATTTGGCAAAGGCTCTTCAGGAAAAATTCCTGGGGGAGGAGATCTATTCCTGCCTTTCGCAAAATAAGAATGAGCTGGTGATTGAATTGGAAAGCGGATATTTACGGATCGGCTGCCATACACCTTTGACCTATCTGATCCCCGTAGACGATTATAGTCGTGCAAGGAAAAATGTGGTGAATCTTTTCCCTGAGATCATAGGGGCAAAAATCGAAGGGATTGAGGTCGTTGAGTATGAGCGGGTGATGATCCTTGAGCTGGATGGGAAGAGACGATTGATTTTGAAAATGCATGGGATCGGGGCCAATGTATTGCTGGAGCAGGAAGGGGCGATCACTCGCCTGTTTAACCAGCAAAGAGAAGAGGATTGGCAATACCGTCCCCAGGCAGGAGCCTATCATCCTGAATATATCGAGGAAAATCCGGAACAGGATCAGGCATCTATCCTGAAAGCCCTCCGAAAAATTTCACCCATTTTTGATAAAGAATTTGCTGCCCGAACCTTATTTCATATGGATTCGGGCAACTCTTTTTCTGAAGCTTATCATATCGTACAGGAGGAGGTAAAGGAGGCTGTATATTTTGTAAGTAAAAGGAAGGAGAAAGTTAAATTCCTGCTCTTTCCGGAAGCGGAAGGCCTTGGAATTGAAAAAGGGATCATTATTGCCCTGCAGACCTTCCAGAAATGCTATTACCAATTTCAAAGCTATCAGCGAACCTATAAAAGTCTTTCACAGCGATTGCAGAAACCCCTGAAGAAGTTTCGCAAGGTCTATGGCTCTTACGAAAAGAACATTTATAGCCTGGAGCATGACCGAAATCCGGAGGAGTTGGGACATATTTTGATGGCGAATCTGCATGCAATGGAAGCTGGACAGAAATCAGTGAGTCTGCCGGATTTCTATGGAGAGGGAGAAGTGAAAATCAAGCTAGACCCTAAACTTAATCCTCAGGATAATGCACAGGCCTATTACCGAAAGCATAAGCAACGGAAGGCAAAACTTGTCCATTTGAAAGCTCAGATGGATGAGGTAGGGGAGAAGTTACTGGCAGCAGAGACAGATTGGGAGGAATTGCAGGCCTTTACCCATCCCGATGAATTGAGACTGGAAGGAAATAGCTTCAATACGGATGAGTTGAAACGGATGCGAATCTTTTTCAAGGAACAGCAAAAAGAGGAAAGTCAGAAAGCACGAAATCGATATCCATATAGAACGTTTCAGAAGGAAGGCTACGAGATTTTTGTTGGGAAGAACGCCCGTAACAATGATGAGTTGAGTTTCAAATTTGCTTCTAAGGATGATCTCTGGCTGCATGCCAAAGATGTAGCCGGTTCTCATGTGGTGATTCGACAGAGGGCAGGAAAAGCCCTCCCGGGAACGGTGCTCGAATATGCGGCACAATTGGCTGCCTTTTACTCCAAAAGGAAAAACGACAGCCTGGTACCGGTCCTTTATACCCCCAGAAAATATATCAGAAAAAGAAAAGGAGATCCTCCAGGCAAAGTAGCCGTTGATCGGGAATCCGTCATTATGGTAGAACCTATCAGAACCTAA